Within the Gloeobacter kilaueensis JS1 genome, the region TGTTCCGAGGCTCGGAAGATCTGAGGTGCCCAGGGTCGTGCCGTAGAGGTTGCCCTCTGCGTCGAGCAGCAGGGGGGCCACTGGATAAGCGCCCTGCAGCTGAAAATTTTCGATCGTCGTCAAGGACTGGCTACTGGTATTGAATTTGAAGGCGGTGCCCAGGCCACTCACACCGCCCCTGAGGGTAGTGCCGTAGAGATTGCCAGTGCTGTCTGCGATCAAGGTGGCGTAGGGGTTGGCTCCGCTCACACCGTCGAAGGTATAGAGGGGCGTCAGTTTGCCCAGCAGCGAGAGCTTGTAGAGGATGCCGACGCCACCGGCCCCACCGCTGATCGTCGTGCCGTAGAGATTGCCCTTCGGATCGCGCACCACCCCGCCGTAGGGTTTGGACCCGTCGCTGCCGTCGAAGGCATAGAGCACCGAGAGCACTCCGCTTGGATCGAGCTTGAAGATCGTGCCGTAACCGGGACCGCCTCCAGCGGTGGTGGTGCCGAAGAGGTTGCCGTTGCTGTCGAGCAACAGCCCCGCGTAGGGGTTGGCTCCAGTCGGTCCATCAAAAGAATACAGCGTCGTCAGCTTGCCCTTGAGCGTCAGCTTGAAGATCGTCCCGAGGCCAAAGGCTCCGCCGCTGTAGGTCGTGCCATAAAAGTTGCCGACCTTGTCGCGGATGAGAACAGAACTGGGCTGACTGCCGTCGGAACCCTGGAAAACATGGACGACCTTAAAATTGCCGGCCCCATCGATCTTGTAGAGGACGCCGTTGGCCTTGGGGCCGCCGCTGGTGGCCGTGCCGTAGAGGTTGCCCGAGCTATCGATGAACACACCGCCGTAGGGAACGGCACCGTCGCTGGTACTGAAGGAGTGCAAAAGCGTATACTGACCCGCAGCAGAAAGCTTGTAGACAGTGCCGAGGTTCTTGCTGCCCCCGACGCTGGTCGTGCCATAAAAGTTACCCGCCCCGTCGCGGGCAAGACCGGCGTAAGGCAGCGCTCCGTCGCTGCAGAACGCGCCCGAGGTCTGACTGCAGAAGGTGTAGGAAATGCTCAGAGTCTGGGCAATACTGGCGCTCTCCCCGGCAACCAGCAGCAGGCCAGTGAGCATCAGAGTCGAGAGCGAGGCACAGAACCCTCTGACGTGCTGTGCAGGCTTGGACGGAAGCAGGAGGCTTTTCATGAGGGAGACCTTGATCGTGGCATCGGGATTATAGAGAGTACATCCAGCCAGCGCAAGTGAGCTGCATCACACGTCCTAAAAAATCTTGATCGAGATCGCAAAACACCTCCGACCGAGAAGAACCCTCAGCGCCAGACCTCGACGGCGACCGTGCCTGTAAATCCCGCCAGAGGGGGCTGGGGCTTGTGGACCTCGACGCGCACGGCGCTGAGCCGTTTATCGAGCTGGCGCAGGCGGCAGGCAATCCGCTCGGCCATCGCCTCGATCAAGGCGAACTGCTCCTGCTCGACGATCGAGCGCACCAGGGCGATCGCTGCGGCGTAGTCGAGGGTGTCATCTAAGTTGTCGCTGGTACTGGCCTCTTTAAGATCCATCTGCAAGTCGAGATCGACGATGAAGCGCTGGCCCAACTGGCGCTCCTCGGCAAAGACGCCGCTGTGGCCGTAGGCGGTAATGCCGCGCACGCGGATGCAGTCGGCCATCGCCTAGCTCGGAAAGACGAGTTTGTTGCGGTGGTGACTTGCCACCGACTCGACTAAGCCCAGGGCCGTAAAACAGGTGATCAAGAACGACCGGCCAAAGGTGACAAAGGGCAGCGGAATGCCTGTAACCGGAGCAAGCCCGATCGTCATGCTGATGTTGATCACCGTCTGGAACAAAAGCATCGTGAACACACCGACCGTAAGCAGCGAACCAAAGTCGTCGGAGGCGTTGCGGGCGATCACGATGAGCCGGAAAAACAAGCACAAAAATAATCCCAGCAACACCAGCGCCCCGACAAAGCCCCACTCCTCGCCGAGGGCCGAAAAGATAAAGTCGGTGTGCTGCTCGGGGATAAAGTTGAGCTGGGTCTGGGTGCCCTGAAAAAATCCGCGCCCCAGGACACCGCCCGCTCCAATTGCGATCTCCGACTGGAGGATGTGGTAGCCGGAGCCGAGCGGATCGCCGCTTGGATCGAGAAAGACGACCAGCCGCTGCTGCTGGTAGGGTTTGAGCAGGTGCCAGAACATCTGGCCGAGGCCGCCTGCGAGCAGATTGGCTGCTCCCACCGCAAGCGCACTCCACCAGCCCCAGCTGAGGGAGCGCCAGGCAAGCAGAGCCATCGCCAACCCCCAGCCCAGCCAGACTGGCAGCGACAGGGCGTAGAGAACGGCGGCAACCAGCGGCGAGGCGAGGACGATGAGCCAGCTCGCCCGCGCCCCGCCCCAGTAGAGCATCCCCAGGGCAATCGCGCCAAAGACCAGAGCCGTTCCCAGATCCGGTTGCTTGAAGACAAGTAAAAAGGGCACCGCCAGCACCGCCAGCACCAGCCAGATCTGGCGGAAGCGGCGAATGGGATAGCGATGGAGCAATGCCGCCAGGGTCACGATCACCCCGAGCTTGGCAAACTCGCTGGGCTGCAACTGGATGCCGCCCAACTCGATCCAGCGCTGGGCTCCTTTGGCGGAGCTACCGACGAAGAGCACCCCGAGCAGCATGGTGCAGGCAGCAGCGTAGATCCCCCAGTACCAGCGCAACAGCCAGCTATAGCCAAAGCGCGACAAAAAAAGCGTCCAGCCGATGCCCACCGCACCCGTCGCCAGCTGCGCCTTCCACTCGCTGCCCTCCGGGCGGGTGCTGAAGATCGTGAGCACCCCCGTCGCCAGAAGCAGCACCGCGAACAGTAACAGCCAACCGTCGAAGCTGCGCAGAAACTTTTGAGCCGAGCTGAACCAGCTGTTCCAGGGCAGTTTCAGTTCCATAGGGCGGCTTGTAAGAGGACAACCACTTCAAGACGGTGTTTTTTGTAACTCCGGCTTTTCTTCGGGCAGGATTGCGCCAGTGACCGGGCAGACCTGCAGGCAGATGCCGCAGTCGATGCAGGTCGAAAAATCGATCCAGTACCAGTTGGTACCCTTGGCGTTTTTGCCTGGTCCTTGATCGATGCAGGAAACCGGACAGGCATCGACGCAGTCTGCAACCCCTTCGCAAACATCGGTGACGATCGTGTGGGGCATCGCTCGTTTCTCCCTCTCGCTCCATTCAGTATAGGACGGGCCTACTCCTCGCCCCGGATCTCCTTGACGATGCCATCTTCGAGGAGAATCTCGACGTTCATCTTGGCGACGAGATTGTCTCCGGGCTGGACATCGAAGTAACTCTCGACCTGCCCCTGGACCACTTCTTGATCCATCTCCCAGGCAGTGACCTGCGAGAGTTGCTGCA harbors:
- the folB gene encoding dihydroneopterin aldolase, producing the protein MADCIRVRGITAYGHSGVFAEERQLGQRFIVDLDLQMDLKEASTSDNLDDTLDYAAAIALVRSIVEQEQFALIEAMAERIACRLRQLDKRLSAVRVEVHKPQPPLAGFTGTVAVEVWR
- the rodA gene encoding rod shape-determining protein RodA, producing MELKLPWNSWFSSAQKFLRSFDGWLLLFAVLLLATGVLTIFSTRPEGSEWKAQLATGAVGIGWTLFLSRFGYSWLLRWYWGIYAAACTMLLGVLFVGSSAKGAQRWIELGGIQLQPSEFAKLGVIVTLAALLHRYPIRRFRQIWLVLAVLAVPFLLVFKQPDLGTALVFGAIALGMLYWGGARASWLIVLASPLVAAVLYALSLPVWLGWGLAMALLAWRSLSWGWWSALAVGAANLLAGGLGQMFWHLLKPYQQQRLVVFLDPSGDPLGSGYHILQSEIAIGAGGVLGRGFFQGTQTQLNFIPEQHTDFIFSALGEEWGFVGALVLLGLFLCLFFRLIVIARNASDDFGSLLTVGVFTMLLFQTVINISMTIGLAPVTGIPLPFVTFGRSFLITCFTALGLVESVASHHRNKLVFPS
- a CDS encoding indolepyruvate ferredoxin oxidoreductase subunit alpha codes for the protein MPHTIVTDVCEGVADCVDACPVSCIDQGPGKNAKGTNWYWIDFSTCIDCGICLQVCPVTGAILPEEKPELQKTPS
- a CDS encoding choice-of-anchor tandem repeat GloVer-containing protein; the protein is MKSLLLPSKPAQHVRGFCASLSTLMLTGLLLVAGESASIAQTLSISYTFCSQTSGAFCSDGALPYAGLARDGAGNFYGTTSVGGSKNLGTVYKLSAAGQYTLLHSFSTSDGAVPYGGVFIDSSGNLYGTATSGGPKANGVLYKIDGAGNFKVVHVFQGSDGSQPSSVLIRDKVGNFYGTTYSGGAFGLGTIFKLTLKGKLTTLYSFDGPTGANPYAGLLLDSNGNLFGTTTAGGGPGYGTIFKLDPSGVLSVLYAFDGSDGSKPYGGVVRDPKGNLYGTTISGGAGGVGILYKLSLLGKLTPLYTFDGVSGANPYATLIADSTGNLYGTTLRGGVSGLGTAFKFNTSSQSLTTIENFQLQGAYPVAPLLLDAEGNLYGTTLGTSDLPSLGTIFKIAPQ